The proteins below come from a single Methanobacterium formicicum DSM 3637 genomic window:
- a CDS encoding HEAT repeat domain-containing protein, giving the protein MGIFNGSFNPDVDKLESEGDMGGLIRTLQKGNNKNRAKAARALGRFKEENVVKALIGALNHDDADVRWNAASSLGKIGNPDAVPFLLKTLRDEKWYVRLQTADALGEIGDERALLPLLESLKDEKIRNNVAIALGHLGDSRAVDHLIDGLNDDDFSFRSASEEALGMIGDEKAVPILIEALKDDNVSVRRHAAGALGMIGDERAIKPLLDAVDDEKWYVRLQVEEAIQELNARLKKNEK; this is encoded by the coding sequence ATGGGTATTTTTAATGGAAGTTTCAATCCTGATGTGGATAAACTGGAAAGTGAAGGAGACATGGGTGGCCTTATTAGAACGCTCCAAAAGGGCAATAATAAAAATCGTGCTAAAGCTGCCAGGGCACTGGGAAGATTTAAGGAAGAAAACGTAGTTAAAGCTTTAATAGGGGCATTAAATCATGATGATGCTGATGTCCGTTGGAATGCTGCCAGTTCTCTGGGTAAAATAGGAAATCCTGATGCTGTTCCTTTCCTCCTCAAAACGCTTCGTGATGAAAAATGGTATGTTCGATTACAAACTGCAGATGCTCTGGGGGAAATTGGTGATGAAAGAGCATTATTGCCCCTTTTAGAATCACTTAAAGATGAAAAAATACGCAACAACGTTGCCATTGCACTGGGTCATTTGGGCGATTCAAGGGCAGTTGATCATTTGATTGATGGGCTTAACGATGATGACTTTAGTTTCCGCAGTGCATCAGAAGAGGCACTGGGTATGATTGGTGATGAAAAAGCAGTTCCCATTCTTATTGAAGCTTTAAAAGATGATAATGTTAGTGTTCGCAGGCATGCTGCTGGAGCACTGGGTATGATTGGTGATGAGCGTGCAATAAAACCACTCCTGGACGCAGTGGATGACGAGAAATGGTACGTCCGCCTGCAAGTAGAAGAAGCAATACAGGAACTCAATGCTCGTTTGAAGAAAAATGAAAAATAA
- a CDS encoding ZIP family metal transporter has translation MFSSMIMAGIWGFVAGSALLIGAFFGYFFRIPQRWVASIMAFGAGVLMSAVSFELLDEAYTLGGPAHLVAGFLLGALIFTITNIYLARKGAKHRKRSVKPEDNDTDNGAMAIAAGSVIDGIPESIAIGLTMIGGGVVSTATVVAIFLSNIPEGLSSSAGMKKEGWKTSKVFSLWLTIAIVTSLSSLVGYSIFSQLPVEVTAITLSIAAGGILAMLVDTMIPEAFSETHNLAGMVTVVGFAISFILSKL, from the coding sequence ATGTTTTCAAGTATGATAATGGCCGGAATATGGGGTTTTGTTGCTGGATCTGCCCTTCTTATAGGTGCATTCTTTGGCTACTTCTTCAGAATCCCACAGCGCTGGGTGGCCTCTATCATGGCCTTTGGAGCAGGTGTTCTCATGTCCGCGGTTTCTTTTGAACTTCTGGATGAAGCCTATACCCTGGGAGGACCAGCCCACCTGGTAGCGGGATTCCTGTTAGGTGCCTTAATTTTCACCATAACCAACATTTACCTGGCACGTAAGGGAGCCAAGCACCGAAAAAGATCGGTCAAACCTGAAGACAATGACACAGATAATGGGGCTATGGCTATAGCTGCAGGATCGGTCATTGATGGTATTCCTGAGTCAATTGCTATTGGACTGACAATGATTGGTGGGGGTGTGGTGAGTACCGCCACTGTTGTTGCTATCTTTTTATCCAACATACCAGAAGGTCTTTCCAGTTCAGCGGGTATGAAAAAAGAAGGGTGGAAAACCAGTAAAGTTTTCTCTTTATGGCTGACTATTGCCATCGTTACAAGCTTATCTTCACTGGTGGGTTACTCCATATTCAGTCAGTTACCAGTGGAAGTGACTGCAATCACCCTGTCTATTGCTGCGGGGGGTATTCTGGCCATGCTGGTGGATACCATGATCCCTGAAGCATTCTCTGAAACCCATAACCTGGCAGGGATGGTGACTGTAGTTGGTTTTGCAATTTCTTTTATTCTTTCCAAATTGTAG
- a CDS encoding HIT family protein, producing the protein MSIECPYCEKLVDYNFGDPLMETDHWIVFLAPNQSNLATCVVALKRDQKTLTGLSKDEWDDFILLLESMEKAVKSAFDATLFNWGCLMNTFYLEGKPEPHLHWHFIPRYKHAVNFAGFTFDDPHFGYMRPRPPKNISSDVRDKIADKIREFI; encoded by the coding sequence ATGAGTATCGAGTGTCCTTACTGTGAGAAACTGGTTGATTATAACTTTGGAGATCCACTAATGGAGACTGATCACTGGATTGTGTTTCTGGCTCCTAATCAGAGTAATCTGGCTACCTGTGTGGTTGCACTGAAACGGGATCAGAAAACTTTAACCGGCCTATCTAAGGATGAATGGGATGATTTTATTTTGCTCCTGGAGAGTATGGAGAAGGCAGTTAAATCTGCATTTGATGCTACTCTTTTTAACTGGGGCTGCCTTATGAACACTTTTTATCTGGAGGGTAAACCAGAACCACACTTACACTGGCATTTCATTCCCCGCTACAAACATGCAGTGAATTTTGCTGGTTTCACCTTTGATGATCCTCACTTTGGTTATATGCGTCCCAGACCACCGAAAAATATCTCTTCTGATGTTCGTGATAAGATTGCGGATAAAATAAGAGAATTTATTTAA